One Glycine max cultivar Williams 82 chromosome 4, Glycine_max_v4.0, whole genome shotgun sequence DNA segment encodes these proteins:
- the LOC100782080 gene encoding MFP1 attachment factor 1 codes for MSDPENTPAPQSEQDSSSPPPAQDQPVAADAKLGPAGVSFSIWPPTQRTRDAVITRLIETLSSPSVLSKRYGTMSPDEASTAARQIEDQAFSVAASSAASDNDGIEILQVYSKEISKRMLDTVKAKSTTASAAVDIGTPASDAAPAPAADGDSAAGAESET; via the coding sequence ATGTCCGACCCGGAAAACACACCCGCGCCCCAATCGGAGCAAGACTCCTCTTCGCCACCGCCCGCCCAAGACCAACCCGTCGCCGCTGACGCCAAGCTCGGCCCCGCCGGCGTCTCCTTCAGCATATGGCCCCCCACTCAGCGCACGCGCGACGCCGTCATCACTCGCCTCATCGAAACCCTATCCTCCCCCTCCGTCCTCTCCAAACGTTACGGGACAATGTCCCCCGACGAGGCCTCCACTGCCGCCCGCCAGATCGAGGACCAGGCCTTTTCCGTCGCCGCCAGCTCCGCCGCCTCCGACAACGACGGGATCGAGATCCTCCAGGTCTATTCCAAGGAGATTAGCAAACGGATGCTCGACACCGTCAAGGCCAAATCCACCACCGCTTCCGCCGCCGTCGATATCGGGACTCCTGCCTCCGATGCTGCTCCTGCCCCCGCCGCAGATGGCGACTCCGCCGCTGGCGCCGAGTCCGAAACCTGA
- the LOC100783690 gene encoding WD40 repeat-containing protein HOS15 isoform X1: MISITSTELNYLVFRYLHESGFTHSAFAFGYEAGIDKNKNDDSVVPPGALVTFIQKGIQYLELEANLSGSDADMDEDFSFLQPLDLITKGPTELHNIVKAKKENLRQHKFESNKIMNDLSQDDSRRERVQETDKEMKEKENEHRLEKIRLEKEKEQPKLEYKETQHIDQNHTEKQEDKITVENLENRAQGGAEPMEISQSSMLSPDDTPCSDVKLLKGHTSEVFACAWNPSAPLLASGSGDSTARIWKIADGTCDSSVQNEPVNVVVLQHFKESTNEKSKDVTTLDWNGDGTLLATGSYDGQARIWSIDGELNCTLNKHRGPIFSLKWNKKGDYLLSGSVDKTAIVWNIKTGEWKQLFEFHTGPTLDVDWRNNVSFATCSTDKMIHVCKIGENRPIKTFSGHQDEVNAIKWDPSGSLLASCSDDHTAKIWSLKQDNFLHNLKEHVKGIYTIRWSPTGPGTNSPNQQLVLASASFDSTIKLWDVELGSVLYTLNGHRDPVYSVAFSPNGEYLASGSMDRYLHIWSVKEGKIVKTYTGKGGIFEVNWNKDGDKVAACFSNNIVCVMDFRM, encoded by the exons ATGATCTCAATCACTTCTACTGAATTGAACTACTTAGTCTTCCGTTACCTCCACGAATCAG GTTTTACTCATTCTGCATTTGCATTCGGGTATGAAGCAGGgattgataaaaacaaaaatgatgatAGTGTGGTTCCACCGGGTGCTCTTGTTACTTTCATACAGAAAGGAATTCAGTATCTTGAGCTGGAAGCAAACTTGAGTGGT AGTGATGCTGACATGGATGAGGATTTTTCATTTCTACAACCTCTGGATCTTATCACAAAGGGCCCGACTGAACTACACAATATAGTAAAAGCCAAAAAGGAAAATCTACGTCAGcataaatttgaatcaaataaaataatgaatgacTTGAGTCAGGATGACTCAAGGAGGGAACGAGTTCAGGAAACAGacaaagagatgaaagaaaaggaaaatgaacaCAGACTGGAAAAAATTAGGttagagaaagagaaggagCAACCAAAGCTTGAGTATAAAGAAACACAACACATTGATCAAAACCATACAGAGAAACAAGAAGATAAGATTACTGTCGAAAATCTAGAAAATAGAGCACAAGGAG GGGCTGAGCCAATGGAGATCTCACAGAGCTCTATGTTGTCGCCTGATGATACTCCATGCAGTGATGTAAAACTTTTGAAAGGCCATACATCAGAG GTTTTTGCTTGTGCTTGGAATCCATCAGCTCCACTTCTTGCGTCTGG GTCTGGAGATTCAACAGCTCGAATTTGGAAAATTGCTGATGGAACTTGTGACTCTAGTGTGCAAAATGAACCAGTAAATGTTGTGGTGCTGCAGCACTTTAAAGAAAGCACCAATGAGAAAAGCAAGGATGTGACAACACTGGACTGGAAT GGGGATGGAACACTGTTGGCAACTGGTTCCTATGATGGCCAAGCAAGAATATGGAGTATAGATG GGGAGTTGAATTGTACACTAAACAAGCACAGAGGTCCAATCTTTTCTCTAAAGTGGAACAAGAAGGGGGATTATCTTCTTAGTGGAAGTGTGGATAAGACTGCTATTGTATGGAATATAAAGACTGGGGAATGGAAACAACTATTTGAATTTCACACTg GCCCAACTCTTGATGTTGATTGGCGAAACAATGTTTCATTTGCTACATGCTCCACTGATAAAATGATACATGTTTGCAAAATTGGAGAGAATAGACCAATCAAAACTTTCTCAGGGCATCAG GATGAAGTTAATGCCATTAAATGGGATCCATCAGGTTCTTTGTTGGCTTCCTGCTCCGACGATCACACTGCAAAA ATATGGAGTCTAAAGCAGGACAACTTTTTGCATAATTTGAAGGAACATGTCAAG GGGATATATACAATCCGATGGAGCCCTACAGGCCCTGGTACCAACAGTCCCAATCAGCAGTTAGTACTAGCAAG TGCCTCATTCGACTCAACAATAAAGCTCTGGGATGTGGAACTAGGGAGTGTACTGTACACCTTAAATGGCCACAG GGATCCTGTATATTCCGTTGCATTCAGCCCTAATGGAGAGTACCTGGCCAGTGGCTCCATGGATAGATACCTGCATATATGGTCCGTGAAGGAGGGCAAGATTGTAAAAACATACACTGGAAAAGGTGGGATATTTGAAGTTAATTGGAACAAAGATGGTGATAAAGTTGCTGCTTGTTTTTCAAACAATATAGTCTGTGTTATGGATTTCCGAATGTAA
- the LOC100783690 gene encoding WD40 repeat-containing protein HOS15 isoform X2, which translates to MDEDFSFLQPLDLITKGPTELHNIVKAKKENLRQHKFESNKIMNDLSQDDSRRERVQETDKEMKEKENEHRLEKIRLEKEKEQPKLEYKETQHIDQNHTEKQEDKITVENLENRAQGGAEPMEISQSSMLSPDDTPCSDVKLLKGHTSEVFACAWNPSAPLLASGSGDSTARIWKIADGTCDSSVQNEPVNVVVLQHFKESTNEKSKDVTTLDWNGDGTLLATGSYDGQARIWSIDGELNCTLNKHRGPIFSLKWNKKGDYLLSGSVDKTAIVWNIKTGEWKQLFEFHTGPTLDVDWRNNVSFATCSTDKMIHVCKIGENRPIKTFSGHQDEVNAIKWDPSGSLLASCSDDHTAKIWSLKQDNFLHNLKEHVKGIYTIRWSPTGPGTNSPNQQLVLASASFDSTIKLWDVELGSVLYTLNGHRDPVYSVAFSPNGEYLASGSMDRYLHIWSVKEGKIVKTYTGKGGIFEVNWNKDGDKVAACFSNNIVCVMDFRM; encoded by the exons ATGGATGAGGATTTTTCATTTCTACAACCTCTGGATCTTATCACAAAGGGCCCGACTGAACTACACAATATAGTAAAAGCCAAAAAGGAAAATCTACGTCAGcataaatttgaatcaaataaaataatgaatgacTTGAGTCAGGATGACTCAAGGAGGGAACGAGTTCAGGAAACAGacaaagagatgaaagaaaaggaaaatgaacaCAGACTGGAAAAAATTAGGttagagaaagagaaggagCAACCAAAGCTTGAGTATAAAGAAACACAACACATTGATCAAAACCATACAGAGAAACAAGAAGATAAGATTACTGTCGAAAATCTAGAAAATAGAGCACAAGGAG GGGCTGAGCCAATGGAGATCTCACAGAGCTCTATGTTGTCGCCTGATGATACTCCATGCAGTGATGTAAAACTTTTGAAAGGCCATACATCAGAG GTTTTTGCTTGTGCTTGGAATCCATCAGCTCCACTTCTTGCGTCTGG GTCTGGAGATTCAACAGCTCGAATTTGGAAAATTGCTGATGGAACTTGTGACTCTAGTGTGCAAAATGAACCAGTAAATGTTGTGGTGCTGCAGCACTTTAAAGAAAGCACCAATGAGAAAAGCAAGGATGTGACAACACTGGACTGGAAT GGGGATGGAACACTGTTGGCAACTGGTTCCTATGATGGCCAAGCAAGAATATGGAGTATAGATG GGGAGTTGAATTGTACACTAAACAAGCACAGAGGTCCAATCTTTTCTCTAAAGTGGAACAAGAAGGGGGATTATCTTCTTAGTGGAAGTGTGGATAAGACTGCTATTGTATGGAATATAAAGACTGGGGAATGGAAACAACTATTTGAATTTCACACTg GCCCAACTCTTGATGTTGATTGGCGAAACAATGTTTCATTTGCTACATGCTCCACTGATAAAATGATACATGTTTGCAAAATTGGAGAGAATAGACCAATCAAAACTTTCTCAGGGCATCAG GATGAAGTTAATGCCATTAAATGGGATCCATCAGGTTCTTTGTTGGCTTCCTGCTCCGACGATCACACTGCAAAA ATATGGAGTCTAAAGCAGGACAACTTTTTGCATAATTTGAAGGAACATGTCAAG GGGATATATACAATCCGATGGAGCCCTACAGGCCCTGGTACCAACAGTCCCAATCAGCAGTTAGTACTAGCAAG TGCCTCATTCGACTCAACAATAAAGCTCTGGGATGTGGAACTAGGGAGTGTACTGTACACCTTAAATGGCCACAG GGATCCTGTATATTCCGTTGCATTCAGCCCTAATGGAGAGTACCTGGCCAGTGGCTCCATGGATAGATACCTGCATATATGGTCCGTGAAGGAGGGCAAGATTGTAAAAACATACACTGGAAAAGGTGGGATATTTGAAGTTAATTGGAACAAAGATGGTGATAAAGTTGCTGCTTGTTTTTCAAACAATATAGTCTGTGTTATGGATTTCCGAATGTAA
- the CYCA3;1 gene encoding mitotic cyclin a1-type (The RefSeq protein has 1 substitution compared to this genomic sequence) — METRAAAKRKANAAIVVVVEKQHPKRQRVVLGELPNLQNLIVSKIQNPRKEKLQCRKNPNANKPSPTNNTLSSPQLDGSYVSDIHEYLREMEMQKKRRPMVNYIEKFQKIVTPTMRGILVDWLVEVAEEYKLLSDTLHLSVSYIDRFLSVNPVTKSRLQLLGVSSMLIAAKYEETDPPSVDEFCSITDNTYDKAEVVKMEADILKSLKFEMGNPTVSTFLRRYANVASDVQKTPNSQIEHLGSYIGELSLLDYDCLRFLPSIVAASVIFLAKFIIWPEVHPWTSSLCECSGYKPAELKECVLILHDLYLSRKAASFKAVREKYKHQKFKCVANLPTPPYVPSCYFEDQ, encoded by the exons ATGGAGACTCGTGCCGCCGCAAAGAGAAAGGCAAACGCCGCCATCGTAGTGGTTGTCGAAAAACAACACCCCAAAAGGCAGCGTGTTGTGTTGGGTGAACTTCCCAATTTGCAAAACCTTATTGTCTCCAAAATTCAAAATCCGCGCAAAGAAAAACTCCAATGTCGGAAGAATCCCAATGCGAATAAACCATCACCCACAAACAACACCCTTTCTTCCCCTCAGCTCGACGGATCTTATGTTTCGGACATCCACGAGTATCTTCGTGAAATGGAG ATGCAGAAAAAGAGAAGACCAATGGTTAACTACATTGAGAAATTTCAGAAAATAGTTACACCAACCATGAGAGGAATATTGGTGGATTGGTTAGTGGAGGTTGCTGAGGAGTACAAGCTTCTCTCGGATACTCTTCATCTCTCTGTTTCATACATCGATAGGTTTTTATCAGTTAATCCAGTCACTAAATCAAGACTTTAGTTACTGGGTGTTTCGTCCATGCTCATCGCTGC AAAATATGAGGAAACGGACCCACCAAGTGTGGACGAGTTTTGCAGCATCACTGATAACACGTATGACAAGGCAGAG GTTGTGAAGATGGAAGCTGACATACTCAAGTCCCTAAAGTTTGAAATGGGAAATCCTACTGTAAGCACCTTTCTAAG GAGGTATGCTAATGTTGCTTCTGATGTCCAAAAA ACTCCAAATTCGCAGATTGAACATTTGGGCAGCTATATTGGTGAGCTAAGTTTGTTGGACTACGATTGTTTAAGATTCTTGCCTTCTATTGTGGCTGCCTCGGTTATATTTCTTGCCAAGTTCATTATCTGGCCTGAAGTGCATCCTTgg ACTTCTTCCTTGTGTGAATGCTCGGGTTACAAGCCAGCTGAATTGAAAGAATGTGTCCTTATCCTGCATGACTTGTATTTGTCAAGAAAGGCAGCGTCCTTCAAAGCTGTTCGGGAGAAATACAAGCATCAAAAG TTCAAATGTGTGGCAAACCTGCCTACCCCTCCATATGTACCGAGTTGTTACTTTGAAGACCAGTGA
- the LOC100786875 gene encoding putative cyclin-A3-1 — protein sequence MQTRAAAKRKANADTVVVTVEKQHPKKQRVVLGELTNIPNLILPETQSPRKEKLQCRKNPNVKKPSPTNNTLSSPHIDEPYVSDINDYLCAMEMQRKRRPMFNYMDRVQHVVTENMRGILVDWLVEVAVEYKLLSETLHLSVSYIDRFLSVNPMGKSRLQLLGVSSMLIASKYEEVNPPRVDKFCSITDNTYKKAEVVEMEAKILAALNFEIGNPTAITFLRRFLGVASENQKSPNLKIEFLSFYLAELSLMDYDCIRFLPSTVAASVIFLARFIISPEVHPWTSSLCECSGYKPIELKECVLILHDLYFSRKAESFKAVREKYKQPKFKYVANLPSPPFVPSYYFEDQ from the exons ATGCAGACTCGCGCTGCTGCAAAGAGAAAGGCAAACGCTGACACCGTAGTAGTCACGGTTGAGAAACAACACCCCAAAAAGCAAAGGGTTGTGTTGGGTGAACTTACCAATATTCCAAACCTTATTCTCCCCGAAACTCAAAGTCCGCGCAAAGAGAAACTCCAATGTCGGAAGAATCCCAATGTCAAGAAACCATCTCCCACAAACAACACCCTTTCTTCCCCCCACATTGATGAACCTTATGTTTCCGACATCAACGACTATCTTTGTGCAATGGAG ATGCAGAGAAAGAGAAGACCAATGTTTAACTACATGGACAGAGTTCAGCACGTGGTTACTGAAAACATGAGAGGAATATTGGTGGATTGGTTAGTGGAAGTTGCTGTGGAGTACAAGCTTCTCTCAGAAACCCTTCATCTATCTGTGTCATACATTGATAGGTTTTTGTCTGTTAATCCTATGGGCAAATCGAGGCTTCAGTTGCTCGGTGTTTCTTCCATGCTCATTGCTTC GAAGTATGAGGAAGTTAATCCACCCCGTGTTGACAAATTCTGCAGCATTACGGATAACACTTATAAAAAGGCAGAG GTTGTAGAGATGGAAGCTAAAATACTTGCGGccctaaattttgaaattggaaATCCTACTGCAATCACTTTTCTAAG GAGGTTTTTGGGTGTTGCTTCTGAGAACCAAAAA AGCCCAAATTTGAAGATTGAATTTCTGAGCTTCTATCTTGCTGAGCTAAGTTTGATGGATTATGATTGTATAAGATTCTTGCCTTCTACCGTGGCTGCGTCAGTTATATTTCTGGCCAGGTTTATTATCTCGCCTGAAGTGCATCCTTGG ACATCTTCCCTGTGTGAATGCTCGGGTTACAAACCTATTGAGTTGAAAGAATGTGTCCTCATCTTGCATGACTTGTATTTTTCAAGAAAGGCTGAGTCCTTCAAAGCTGTTCGGGAGAAATACAAGCAACCCAAG TTCAAATACGTGGCAAACCTGCCTTCCCCTCCATTTGTACCAAGTTATTACTTTGAAGATCAGTGA
- the LOC100787417 gene encoding putative cyclin-A3-1 — METRAASKRKANAATIVIVEKQHPKRQRVVLGELSNLPNIIVPETQNPRKEKLQCRKNPNMKKPSLTNNTLSFPQIDESYDFEIFEYLHAMERKRRPMIDYVEKVQKQVTTTMRAILVDWLVEVAEEYKLLPDTLHLSVSYIDRFLSVSPVSKSRLQLLGVSSMLIAAKYEEVDPPRVDAFCNITDNTYHKAEVVKMEADILKTLKFEMGNPTVNTFLRRFADVASENQKTPNLQIEFLIGYLAELSLLDYDCLIFLPSILAASAIFLARFIIWPEVHPWTSSLSECLGYTPADLKECVLILHDLYLSRKAVSFKAVREKYKQHKFKYVANLPSPPHVPSYYFEEQ; from the exons ATGGAGACTCGTGCCGCCTCAAAGAGAAAGGCAAACGCCGCCACCATAGTCATAGTCGAAAAACAACACCCCAAGAGGCAGCGTGTCGTGTTGGGTGAACTTTCCAATTTACCAAACATTATTGTCCCCGAAACTCAAAATCCACGCAAAGAGAAACTACAATGTCGGAAGAATCCCAATATGAAGAAACCATCTCTCACAAACAACACCCTTTCTTTCCCCCAGATCGATGAATCTTATGATTTCGAGATCTTTGAGTATCTTCACGCAATGGAG AGAAAGAGAAGACCAATGATTGATTACGTGGAGAAAGTTCAGAAACAAGTTACGACAACTATGAGGGCAATATTGGTGGATTGGTTGGTAGAGGTAGCTGAGGAGTACAAGCTTCTCCCAGATACCCTTCATCTATCTGTTTCGTACATCGATAGATTTTTGTCTGTTAGTCCTGTTAGTAAATCAAGGCTTCAATTGCTGGGTGTTTCATCCATGCTCATTGCTGC CAAGTATGAGGAAGTTGACCCACCCCGTGTTGATGCGTTCTGCAATATCACTGATAACACATACCACAAGGCAGAG GTTGTAAAGATGGAAGCTGACATACTCAAGACTCTAAAGTTTGAGATGGGGAATCCAACTGTAAACACCTTTCTAAG GAGGTTTGCTGATGTTGCTTCTGAGAACCAGAAA aCTCCAAATTTGCAGATTGAATTTTTGATTGGCTACCTTGCTGAGCTAAGTTTGTTGGACTATGATTGTTTGATATTCTTGCCTTCTATTTTGGCGGCATCAGCTATATTTCTTGCTAGATTTATTATCTGGCCTGAAGTGCATCCTTGG ACTTCTTCCTTGTCTGAATGCTTGGGTTACACACCGGCTGATTTAAAAGAATGTGTCCTCATCTTGCATGACTTGTATTTGTCAAGAAAGGCAGTGTCCTTCAAAGCTGTTCGGGAGAAATACAAGCAACACAAG TTCAAATATGTAGCTAATCTGCCTTCCCCTCCACATGTACCAAGTTATTACTTTGAAGAACAGTGA
- the LOC100776007 gene encoding putative cyclin-A3-1 isoform X1 — protein sequence MESRAAKRRANQSQNEPLTKRRVVLGELSNLPNLILPQPAVTDKTLTVHNGVSAESNVNAPIVSDIYNYLRTIEMEKRRPMVDYIENVQKEVTTIMRAILVDWIVEVAEEYKLLSDTIFLSVSYIDRVLSINPVSKPRLQLLGISSMFIASKYEEISPPHVEEFCFITDNTYDKTEVVSMEADILKALNFELGNPTVKTFLRRFTGIACENKKASSLQFEFMSYYLAELSLLEYCCLKFLPSLVAASVVFLARFIIWPDLQPWQTSDLYECSRYKSVELKECVLVLHDLYTARRGGSFQAIREKYKQHKFKYVANLSAPQVPNYLFEE from the exons ATGGAGTCACGCGCCGCAAAGAGAAGGGCCAACCAATCCCAAAACGAACCCCTCACAAAACGACGCGTCGTGTTGGGTGAACTTTCCAACTTGCCCAATCTCATCCTTCCTCAACCAGCGGTCACTGACAAGACCCTCACTGTTCACAACGGTGTTTCTGCAGAATCAAACGTTAATGCTCCTATTGTTTCCGACATCTATAACTATCTTCGTACAATCGAG ATGGAGAAGCGAAGGCCAATGGTTGATTACATTGAGAATGTTCAGAAAGAGGTTACAACGATCATGAGAGCAATATTGGTGGATTGGATAGTAGAGGTTGCCGAAGAATACAAGCTTCTCTCTGATACCATTTTTCTCTCTGTTTCATATATCGATAGAGTTTTGTCTATTAATCCTGTCAGCAAGCCGAGGCTACAGTTACTGGGTATTTCTTCCATGTTCATTGCATC TAAGTATGAGGAAATTAGCCCGCCGCATGTGGAAGAATTCTGCTTTATCACTGACAACACGTATGACAAGACAGAG GTGGTGAGTATGGAGGCTGACATACTTAAGGCCctgaattttgaattgggcaACCCCACTGTTAAGACCTTTTTAAG GAGGTTTACTGGAATTGCCTGTGAGAATAAAAAG GCTTCAAGTTTGCAATTTGAGTTTATGAGTTATTATCTTGCTGAGCTAAGTTTGTTGGAGTATTGTTGTTTGAAGTTCTTACCTTCTTTGGTGGCTGCATCTGTTGTATTTCTTGCCAGGTTTATCATTTGGCCTGATCTGCAACCTTGG CAGACTTCAGACTTGTATGAATGCTCTCGGTATAAATCAGTTGAGTTAAAGGAGTGTGTTCTGGTCTTACATGACTTGTACACGGCAAGGAGGGGAGGGTCTTTCCAAGCTATTCGGGAGAAATACAAACAGCataag TTTAAGTACGTAGCAAACCTGTCTGCGCCCCAAGTACCTAATTATCTATTTGAAGAATGA
- the LOC100776007 gene encoding putative cyclin-A3-1 isoform X2 → MESRAAKRRANQSQNEPLTKRRVVLGELSNLPNLILPQPAVTDKTLTVHNGVSAESNVNAPIVSDIYNYLRTIEMEKRRPMVDYIENVQKEVTTIMRAILVDWIVEVAEEYKLLSDTIFLSVSYIDRVLSINPVSKPRLQLLGISSMFIASKYEEISPPHVEEFCFITDNTYDKTEVVSMEADILKALNFELGNPTVKTFLRRFTGIACENKKASSLQFEFMSYYLAELSLLEYCCLKFLPSLVAASVVFLARFIIWPDLQPWTSDLYECSRYKSVELKECVLVLHDLYTARRGGSFQAIREKYKQHKFKYVANLSAPQVPNYLFEE, encoded by the exons ATGGAGTCACGCGCCGCAAAGAGAAGGGCCAACCAATCCCAAAACGAACCCCTCACAAAACGACGCGTCGTGTTGGGTGAACTTTCCAACTTGCCCAATCTCATCCTTCCTCAACCAGCGGTCACTGACAAGACCCTCACTGTTCACAACGGTGTTTCTGCAGAATCAAACGTTAATGCTCCTATTGTTTCCGACATCTATAACTATCTTCGTACAATCGAG ATGGAGAAGCGAAGGCCAATGGTTGATTACATTGAGAATGTTCAGAAAGAGGTTACAACGATCATGAGAGCAATATTGGTGGATTGGATAGTAGAGGTTGCCGAAGAATACAAGCTTCTCTCTGATACCATTTTTCTCTCTGTTTCATATATCGATAGAGTTTTGTCTATTAATCCTGTCAGCAAGCCGAGGCTACAGTTACTGGGTATTTCTTCCATGTTCATTGCATC TAAGTATGAGGAAATTAGCCCGCCGCATGTGGAAGAATTCTGCTTTATCACTGACAACACGTATGACAAGACAGAG GTGGTGAGTATGGAGGCTGACATACTTAAGGCCctgaattttgaattgggcaACCCCACTGTTAAGACCTTTTTAAG GAGGTTTACTGGAATTGCCTGTGAGAATAAAAAG GCTTCAAGTTTGCAATTTGAGTTTATGAGTTATTATCTTGCTGAGCTAAGTTTGTTGGAGTATTGTTGTTTGAAGTTCTTACCTTCTTTGGTGGCTGCATCTGTTGTATTTCTTGCCAGGTTTATCATTTGGCCTGATCTGCAACCTTGG ACTTCAGACTTGTATGAATGCTCTCGGTATAAATCAGTTGAGTTAAAGGAGTGTGTTCTGGTCTTACATGACTTGTACACGGCAAGGAGGGGAGGGTCTTTCCAAGCTATTCGGGAGAAATACAAACAGCataag TTTAAGTACGTAGCAAACCTGTCTGCGCCCCAAGTACCTAATTATCTATTTGAAGAATGA